TCATGCAGAATGGATAAGAAGATGGATCGTCAAGCACTGGTTGCCTTCCTTAATGAGAAGATGGATGCTCAAGCAGAAGTCTTTGAGGACAATACGGAAGGTTCCATAAAAGTATCCCGCTTGAAGCTTGTGGAGACCATGCAGGAACTTAGGGAAAATCCACAGTACAAATTCGATGTTCTGATGAATCTAAGCTCTGTGGATTATCCGGAAAACTTCACGGTGATCTATCACCTGTTTTCGATTGAGCATAAGCACTATTTGACTGTTAAAGTGGAAATAACCAAAGAGAATCCCTGCTGGGTACCGTCGGTCAGTTCCGTCTGGAAAGCGGCTCAGGTACACGAAAGGGAAGTTTTCGATTTGATGGGGATTCTATTTAATGATCATCCTGATCTCAGAAGGATTCTGCTGCCGGAGGACTTTGCCGGACATCCTTTGCGCAAAGATTTTACGCAGCAGGCTGATTAAACACCAAAATGCGAAACAGAATTTGAGGTGT
This genomic stretch from Dehalobacter restrictus DSM 9455 harbors:
- a CDS encoding NADH-quinone oxidoreductase subunit C, which produces MDKKMDRQALVAFLNEKMDAQAEVFEDNTEGSIKVSRLKLVETMQELRENPQYKFDVLMNLSSVDYPENFTVIYHLFSIEHKHYLTVKVEITKENPCWVPSVSSVWKAAQVHEREVFDLMGILFNDHPDLRRILLPEDFAGHPLRKDFTQQAD